A single genomic interval of Lathyrus oleraceus cultivar Zhongwan6 chromosome 7, CAAS_Psat_ZW6_1.0, whole genome shotgun sequence harbors:
- the LOC127107433 gene encoding sm-like protein LSM36B: MSGTEKGSGTTKTPADFLKSIRGRPVVVKLNSGVDYRGILACLDGYMNIAMEQTEEYVNGQLKNKYGDAFIRGNNVLYISTSKRTLADGA, encoded by the exons ATGAGTGGAACAGAGAAAGGTTCGGGAACCACGAAAACGCCAGCTGATTTTCTCAAATCCATTCGTGGTAGGCCAGTTGTTGTTAAGCTCAACTCTGGTGTCGACTATCGAG GTATCTTAGCTTGTCTAGATGGCTATATGAATATTGCAATGGAACAAACAGAGGAGTATGTTAATGGACAACTCAAGAACAAGTATGGTGATGCATTCATTCGAGGGAATAATG TTTTGTACATCAGTACCTCAAAGAGGACTCTAGCAGACGGCGCTTAG